The Astatotilapia calliptera chromosome 22, fAstCal1.2, whole genome shotgun sequence region aaaaatagtaacagtcgagctttttcaggtttgtttttcctcactgGATGACTTTGGGGCATCCTCTGTCAGACTGTAATCATAGCCAGATTCTCTCAACCCCCCCAACCCCCCGCCTTCAATTTTCTTTCACGTCGTTATTGGTGAGCTTGTTTAATCTTATGAAGAAAATTGGCTTAGCGTGGGAAAGGCGAGATTGTTTTGGGGATAGGTTTTCTTGTTTTAGAGTTGtgcacattttttcttcttcttcttttttttcagtgcaggaggaagaaaaagtgcCAGCTTGTGCCAAACCCTCACGAAGCACAGATAAAAAGGAGTTGAGTGAGAGGGAGGCCGCAACACCACGACAAAGATATGGGCTGTCTAAGCAAAGAGCTTTACAAATGACGATCTCCAGGGGGAAACAGAGTGGGTGGGGTGGGGACAACATAAGGGAGAAGAGGAGGCGAAGAGGAGAAACAAATGTGGATGAATTGGTGGGAGGGGAAGGAAGATGGGTATGGTTGGTGGGGGTAGGGGGTGGTGCAACACAGTGCAGTGTGgagggatggggggggggggggggggtggtagATGAGAGGGGAAACATTCCCCTTGCCCAcattaaagacataaaaaagaaaacaaacagaaaaacatgtctGACATAAAGAGGCTGGTTTCCGCGGCGACAGCACAATGGCTGCCTGTGGCTCTCGGGGCCCTCGCCGTCCCGTCTGGGGCCCGGCACCAGCGAAAGTCACCGCAGTCACAGGGCccatcagcgtgtgtgtgtgcctgtgtgtgtgaaacatggTGAATGTCATCACAGGCCCAGTGCTGTGGGAACCGTCATGAAAGGGACCCCACTCGGAAGCCACAAAAGCTCCTTTCTGCTTCTTCTCTTCGGCTTTTAGCCTCTTTATTTATCTTTGCAAAGGGGGAGCCAGATGAGGAGGGAGGACTCTCTCGCCCTCTCcctgttctctctctgtgtctctcgctCTCCGATAGACGGCACGACCCGTAGCCGCAGCCATTTTGCCCTACTGACACCTTAAATCACGGCAGCTACTATTTCAGTCATTCGCTCTGGCTGCGTCTTGCTGCGTTCCTTTGGTAGTTTATTCACAGCTCATCTTAGCTCAATCAGATCATAAAAACACAATGGGTTTCTTTGGAGACACCCTGTGGGCACAAACCTGGCGTTCCCAGGAATGCCTCATATATTCAGGTTATTTGGAGTGAATTGTGAAGACAGCCAGACAGCAAGTGCATCAGGTCCCAGCATTATGTGTCTGAAAGGCAGATAAATCCCTCATGGGTCCGGCCCAGAGAGTGCCAAGCCAGTCTGATGCCAGTTCCCATGCCAATCCATTCCTGATCCCTGCGACAGAGCAGCCAGCCACAGTCGGACTATTATAAAGGCCTCATACCAATACGGAATCAACTGATTTTGAGGGCATGTGTCAATAGCGCTTGCATGCAGCAGGGCACCATGCAGGGCCCCTTTGACCACATTTGGCCTTTCACAGACTCACTACGGGGCTTCAAGAcagtgaataaatatttaacttGCTTGATGGTTTGATGGTATATTAGCATTTTAAGGACCACCTTCAATTTAAATAACAtatttggaaacatatttgttttcttgttgtttattttctacTTTCTGTGAATAAgatgttatattattattatattgtgaATGTGAAGGTGTCGTTTTTTTAGCTTGTTCTATTTGcaagatttacattttattattaatattttaacataATAACACAGCACTCTTTTGATTTCCATACAGTTAATCAAATTTTCTAGAAAATCTGCATCGTTTCCAAATATTCACTTTTattagaaatttaaaaaatgcgtTAAAAAGACCCTCCTTCAGATTTATGATACATAGGATTTTACTTTCATGTCTCTTTTTTCAGCAGGTTTAggtccctttttttgtttttaaactggtgCATGTACATTacattttgacaaaaaaaatttgTTGGTGTACTGTTAATGAAAGCAAACCATGCAGTGAGACGTATCAGTGATCAGTTATTTAGTTTCACTGAAAAATGCggagaaaaaaagtcacaaacacAATACCCCGCTGAGCTTGTTCCATCTCACAGAGTTTCAAACAATAGCAGCAGTCATGCATCAGAAAGAATAATTTGCAGCTGAGTGTTTGTGCCTTATAAATTGTGGGTATGTGCTGTCCACATTCGTGTCAGGGAGTTTCATGTGTGCGCTAGCTTGTATGAATCAGTGCGTGGCCTcccgcgcgtgtgtgcgtgcgtgtcctCATGTTCATATTTGAGTtgcgcatgtgtgcgtgtgtatgcaAATTGTAAAAGTATGAGCTTGTTAATTTCAATAAGGGACTTTGCCTTGTTGTGGTTTGGTGGGATGGGAGGGAGAGTACTTGAAGTGGCCGACCAAGATCGCCAGAAATCTCCCAGAATTCCATCCAACCACCCAGTGCCAGCTCTCGTCTCCCTCTTATGTTGGCTTTACCGTTCCTTCGCACACGCCCCCACCATGAAACCATTTTCATAATTAATATATCTATTTAATCATTTATCTCCTTAATTACTTTccatttcttttccctttttttcttttcttgtaacTTGCCTCATCTCGGAACAGCTGGGCGGTGTGGCCGGCAAACCAGAGcgatctctctctcttgtttttaAAGAGACGTGCGATACAAATGGGAAAGTAAACCTTTGAAGAGAAGTAAAGAGTGGGTGATAAAAATAGCAATACGGAACACTGAAGGCTGACTTCATAGATgtcttttcatctttctttcccCCCAGTTTTCTGATGCTGAAATGAAATCCAGATCTGAATTAGAGAATGATTAGTAATGAAAGGATATGTGAACTGGGTAGTGGGGGTTGTTTGCTGGGAGAGAAAAGGGATTTCTCCACTCTGTTAGTCCTGACTCATATCCACCACACTGCGAGCCCCCTGGTGATGGTCACACTGATTACTCACACTTGGCTATTGCAAACACACTCACTTGCACATGTTTTAAGTTATTCCACTACTTTACACATGCGACATGACAAAAATGATTGTAGGAAAGGCTCGATTGTCGTCACGCTGAGCAAGATGAAGCTGAAAAGAACATAAAGACTACTGGAAATCCATTTAAAAGACGACcaaattaaagttttaaaaacgaCTTCACTTGCCCAACTAGTATACACAAAGACCTCGCACTCATTCATTGTCGCAGCCTATGTTTAAACTAACACACCCTTCCAGTCTGCCAGGCAGGAAGAGACACCCTCAGCTGGGCATTGTGTGCAAGAGGGCATGCCACTTGGCCTCTCTCAGTCTTTCACATACACATATGCGCACACTGCTGGGTCACTTAGGCATCGCTCCTAACAACCGGCGCCTGGGTCTCATGTTTCCATGGCAATCTGCACCAGCAATCTTCCCACGGTGGCAGAGGAAACAAGTGCCGCGAgtgagctctgtgtgtgtgagtgtatagAGAGTGCTATCTTGTCCAGTGAAGAGCCCAGATGTTCAGACACTCAGTGGGGTGACTTCTCTCCTTGACCCTTCAGTACCTGCCCTCATCTCTGCACACACAGGCTGAATAAAAACGATTTGAATAAGCTGGGTTTATCTGTGCCTCACTTCTTATCTTGAAATACTTGAAGCTGTAATTTCAAAAAGATAGTGACAAATCTACATCTTGACATAGAATGCATATGAAAGATAGATGTATAATTAGTtggatatttaaatatataaatggtTACATATCCCAATATTTCTGGATAACCGTTTTAAAGCCTGTTTATGCTGTTCGACTGTTACCAGAACCAATCATATTTAGATGAGAAAGTGGAATGCTGAGTCCTCAGATAGCGCTAGCAGCATCATTTGGCAAGATGGCATGTTTTTAGACCCACACATCTATATGTATAGTttacatatactgtatataaatgatgggCATAGCCTCTGGGTTCTGCAGTCTctttaatggccagcaggggcaACTCTTTAAAAAGACTTCCAGTTACTCAATAATAGTTTCCTGGTAATTTTTGGGGTCCATTGCTAGTTTCAAGTCAGTGAAGGAAACATTATGTTTTTGGCATACATTACTGTCTTCATTAGAGTAAAAAAGGAAGATGGTACTCTGACCGTTGATTTCACAGTCGGATCCATCCAGTAACAGGATGGCAATACTAAAAAAACCTCAGCTAATGGGACACTAACTGATAGCTGATATCACAGTGGTTATGTCTATcttttttatacagtctatggtggATTTccacattgaaaaaaaaaaaatcactcactcactctctgaAATTTACAGCTTGTTACCAAAACCCTTTCCCACCAGATCCTTTCTGTAGCCTACTATTGCCAATTTTTATCGTTTCATAGCAATTTTTCATAAACGTCAACTATGAGTGTTAACTGATAGCTGAGCTGTGTGGTCAGTTCTGGCTCCATAAAACAACCACAAAGCAATATGTCCATCTCTTCTACACAGTGATATGCtttcttttaaagttttctaAAACTTTGTTGACATTATTTGTCACACTGGAGATTGATGCTTGATAAAAGTGTTATTTTCAAAGGTGAACATAAAATCTTTCTATACAAGTATAAAACTTTTCTATTTGTATCATTTATGGAGCTCAAAGGTCGGCGCTGGCTGCGTTTCATCTCTGCAGGCGTGTTTTCACTCTGTGCCGTTTCTCTCTCACAACACAAAATTGCTCAAGAACTCGAGTCAAAAGTGACTCGTGAGACTGTGCAAGTATCAGATGTTGTGCATCGCCTCTGTATGATGGAGTGCTTTCACAGTTCATAATTCCCACACTCCTCACCTcgctctccctcctgttgccatTGTTCTATGGAACAGCATAATTAAAGGAGCAGAATGAGAAAGAAAGCAGgacagaaggaaggaaggaaggaaagcagGATGAAATTGGAGGCTAATTGACAGAGGATGATTGAGCAAAGGGGTGGAAAGATGAGGCTGAGGGGGGTGCAGGAGAGAGGGAAGGAGGGTGAAAAGCCAGAGAAGGGCAGATTaaagggagagaggagggaCATGGAAAGGAGGCGGGGGAGCCAAAACTGGCAACCCTGCCCAAACTGCCAAAGTCCTGTTTTGTCATTGGGTGGCTGTGACAGAGCGAGCGAGCCAAGAGAGAAATaacagtgaaagagagagagagactatgATTGGATGCCAGTGATAGAGTACAAGACTAAAGCAGCTTGTGAATTTTCTTAGTTGTCATGGGCCCTTGGGGGTTGATCAAGTGGCACCACTGActcacagagagggagagaaaaaaagaagacgcATGAAGAACCGACGACAGcgaaaacaacaaacacgagTGACAAGAAGTAACTAAGGACAACAGAGCTCTTATAAGTAACCGTGCAAGAGAAGCAGAGAGTGACGGGCACGCAGGGTGAGTGCTTCATCCAGAGGGAGACTTCCTAAAGAGGCAGAGGCAGGAACCAACGAGATCATCCAGCCAGACCTGTCAGTCTCCTCGTCCTTCTGTCATCAGTCGTCATCGCTCCAGCCAGTGAGGAAGGGGCAGCGAAATGAAGAGACCTCACGATTACAGCTCTCCGGACTCGGACACCGACGAGTTCATTGACGTGGGCCAAGAAGATAGCTACTGGTGAGCCTCCTTCAGTCTCACCTGAGATTGTAACACGTTCCGTCCAGTcatgtttgaaaagaaaattacatgGCGCGCGGCTGTATTTAGCAGACAAAGTTAAAGGCAAATTTGCCCCGAGCATGTTTTCCAGTCTGCTGCGCAGTAACGAGTTTAAAAGACTGTGGGAAAAGTTTGAGGTCCCACAAGGTTGTGTTTATAAAGCAATTACAGCAAAATAGAACTTCTTATTATTTAAAGATTCCTGCATTCAGGTacaaagttttttatttttatttattttttaagtcttGACACGGTTTAATTTGCATATTATAAATCTTTAAGCAAATTTAAAAACCACGTCAGTGATGTCAGTGTAAAAACTGACGTGTCAACGAAGTTTGAGGCTCAAATCAGCAAATTTCTCTTGTTCAGAAAAGCAGATTTATTATAGATTTATGTTAGATAGATAGGTAAGATATACAGTGTTGACTTTCTGTGTAAAACAGAAGCTTTACAGCGGTTGTTGCACATGTAAGTGTAGGGGTTAGTCGAAAAAGCTGCGTGCATGACCAtccatgtaaaacaaaaaaggccTGTCAACGCTGAAGTGTCAACACAGGAGATGAAAACATGAGCAGGAAGTCATTCACTCAGGAATATTaattgtatatatgtatatttataaaaaatctATTGATTTGAACCACAATGAGTGATTATAGTATTATGTCTTAAAATGAAATGTCTGCAGTTGATGTAGAAAATTTCTTCACATGAGAAACACAAGTGAAAGCTCATGAGTTGGTTTTAATAAACAACTCTAAaatagttttaatattttacgtcacattaaatatgaaaaaagtgcattttccCACTTGAGTTTAGTGTTATTATTCCAtgcaaacagtgtgttatttAATTAGCAACTTTATGAAAGATCTCCTCGTCTATGTCAGACACACATTTTTGCTGCATTTCCAAGACTGCATTTTCAGGCATagaaaaactgctttttcacAAACAAATGAGTTTTTCTATGCTTTTATTATAAAGTTATAATCCCAACACTGAAATCTTGCTTTTGCACTGGAAAACTCCGATAAAAAATGTGAACTACACAGTTAAAATGGCTGGTTAAACGCTAAAATACTtctggaagaggaaaaaaaaatcttctaacCTTTGAATGCAAACGCGGCCTGCAGTGCCAAGGTGATTAAGTGCAGTCCACTGCATGTAACTTGTTCCATTGTTGTGGAAAATGCCCGATAAACAGTAAAATTACTCTGAACGCTGCACACTctattttaaagtcattaaagcgTTTTGCTTCTTAGATAAATTTGTCAAATTCCTTGACTTAGCATTAAAAGACATTTGGATTCAAAGCGCCAGTCATTAAAGTGTATTTGTAACAGTATACAAAAACTCATTCCCAGCAGTGCTGCTTACATCACAGGCGCTGAGCGAGCCAGTAACGCTAAAGACGGTTTAGATAAATTAAATTGCCATGTGACATGCAAACAGAAGACAGCGCTGCTTTTTCAAGTCAACCCCATCAAAGATTAacctaaacaaaaacacacagctaaACTGGCAGCCCTCATGTTAAAATCTAATAGAAATAAGTCTCTAGCGGGGCAGTTTGGAGGGAACTGTGAGGCTCGGAGTCTCTTTCAGGCCTGTAAGATGAGAgttcacaaacaaacacaatccataTTGGATGACTGTACTCGGAGGAGCTCATGCTCCCATTGCAGCGTGCTGGAGCCCCATGTGAGCGCAAGCATCGCCTCGAGGCTATATAATCATCTTTTCTAAAAGTGCTTTTGCTCAGACGGAAAGGAGAACAGCATGTCATTTCACTGAGACTAATGTCCAGAAATgcattaaagtgaaaacaatctCATCTTCCCTCCTCTCCCGGGCACtgctcttcttttctgtgcccaAAAAACAAATTAGATTGAAGGGAGTTGGTGTGCCATCCTGCCTCTGTGTCATATTAAGGAgggtaataataacaatatgcAGGAaaatcaaatgatttttttttctttctccctctgtgtccCTTCTTACTCATCTCGCTCTCTTGCTTCAACACTATCTTCGCGGTACAGCCCAGTAACTGGGTCCATGTCTCCAGGCAGCGCCTCGCAGATTCTGGCTcgaaagaagagaagaggggtgAGTGGATTAGGTCATTGGATGTTAGTTGGTTCTGTCTCTTTTTCAGTTGAGTCTGCAActcagtttgcttttttttttcttatgcagATCATAGAGAAGAGGCGCAGAGACCGCATCAACCACAGCTTGTCAGAGCTCCGTAGACTGGTGCCCAGCGCTTTTGAAAAACAGGTAAGGAATGAATTTGAGATGATGATATTTTTTGTCATAGTTAGACAATAAAACTAAAAGACTAAGCAGCTTTCTGTCATCGTGCCACTGATCAGAATGTTGCTAATTTTCACTGCAGGGTTCATCAAAGTTAGAGAAAGCAGAGATTCTACAGATGACAGTGGACCACCTCAAACTGCTGCATGCCATGGGAGGAAAAGGTGACAATTTGGACTCTTGCTTGCTGCCCTATTCGGATTCTCCCAAACAGCCGTTCCACATAAAGCAGTGAttcataattatttattatcctCCTCTTTAGAAAAGAGATTTTTACTGCCTCCCCCTGCATTTATTCAGCAAAGACTAAACTGAACTGTTTTTCCACCTCAGGATACTTTGATGCGAGGGCTCTGGCAGTCGACTACAGGACCCTGGGCTTCAGGGAATGCGTTGGAGAGGTGGTACGGTACCTCAGCTCACTTGAGGGGGACTCCCCAGACCCTATAGGAGCTCGTCTGGTCTCCCACCTCTCTCACTGCGCGAGTGAGCTAGACCCTCTTCTCCTGCAGTCACCCCCTGCTTCTGCCCTGCCCTTCGCTCCTTGGCCATGGGCATCCTTCCCTCAAATCTCCCCTAACTCCccagcctcctcctcccctcctttcCCCAGTGGGCGAAGGGATCTGGCCCTGCTAGGGAGCTACCCATCGCCCGCCTCCCTACGCCTCACCCCCCTGGCCGGGTGCCAGCAGGGTGCACCACAGCTCCTTGCACCTACAGCTCTTGCCACCGTCCACAGGGTGCCCTCCCTCGCAGCGTCTCCAGTCCTAGCCCCCTCCAGACCGCCACAGCCGTCTCCTCACAGCTCCAGCAGGGCCTCACCTCTACCTCTCTCAaccccttcctcttcctctccttcaacctcctcctcttccacttCCTCATCCTCCGCCCCTCCACAAGTCTCTTTCAGGCCCTTTGCACCTATGGGGTCTCCCACAGTCCAGCGCAGGGGCTTGAGCGGAGCAGCCAAGGCGGCCCAAGGATGGGGGACTGAGATCGGTGCTTTTTGAGGGTCAGCTCTTTATTTGAGCGGACATGGACCTCCCATGTGCTCTATGTAGCAAATATTGGTTCCTTTGGAGAAAGAAGTATTCAACCTTTGATGATTGTTTCTGCTTCTAAAAAGCCATATCCGGTGATGGGTAAAGTTTCAGACGATCACAATCATATGTTACGGAACAAAGAGGGAATGTGAATGAGTAGCTCTGAATAAAGTCGTATTGTTGATTTTGCttgacaaatacacacaaagaagAGTGTCCACCAGAGCCATAATCACAGTAAAACACTCAACAGAGAGTGCGGTTGAGATTTTACTGATCCCAGAActgtgatgtttctgtttttccaaaACATTTATACTTTTGATCATGCTTTCTGA contains the following coding sequences:
- the heyl gene encoding hairy/enhancer-of-split related with YRPW motif-like protein isoform X1; the encoded protein is MKRPHDYSSPDSDTDEFIDVGQEDSYCPVTGSMSPGSASQILARKKRRGIIEKRRRDRINHSLSELRRLVPSAFEKQGSSKLEKAEILQMTVDHLKLLHAMGGKGYFDARALAVDYRTLGFRECVGEVVRYLSSLEGDSPDPIGARLVSHLSHCASELDPLLLQSPPASALPFAPWPWASFPQISPNSPASSSPPFPSGRRDLALLGSYPSPASLRLTPLAGCQQGAPQLLAPTALATVHRVPSLAASPVLAPSRPPQPSPHSSSRASPLPLSTPSSSSPSTSSSSTSSSSAPPQVSFRPFAPMGSPTVQRRGLSGAAKAAQGWGTEIGAF
- the heyl gene encoding hairy/enhancer-of-split related with YRPW motif-like protein isoform X2; the protein is MREQTGKRSPVTGSMSPGSASQILARKKRRGIIEKRRRDRINHSLSELRRLVPSAFEKQGSSKLEKAEILQMTVDHLKLLHAMGGKGYFDARALAVDYRTLGFRECVGEVVRYLSSLEGDSPDPIGARLVSHLSHCASELDPLLLQSPPASALPFAPWPWASFPQISPNSPASSSPPFPSGRRDLALLGSYPSPASLRLTPLAGCQQGAPQLLAPTALATVHRVPSLAASPVLAPSRPPQPSPHSSSRASPLPLSTPSSSSPSTSSSSTSSSSAPPQVSFRPFAPMGSPTVQRRGLSGAAKAAQGWGTEIGAF